A window from Salvia miltiorrhiza cultivar Shanhuang (shh) chromosome 2, IMPLAD_Smil_shh, whole genome shotgun sequence encodes these proteins:
- the LOC131011270 gene encoding uncharacterized protein LOC131011270, with amino-acid sequence MSAAARTVFRSASTSARSATARLSTSIFRSPVETSSFSDASISPHRSQFGNVDGRNFSTKTRRFRFQRRIDLKRSTSATGIVERIEYDPNRTSRIALKHVWFRSRIAVKYVREMLVCQE; translated from the exons ATGTCCGCCGCCGCGAGAACAGTCTTCCGTTCCGCCTCTACATCCGCTCGCAGTGCCACGGCGAGACTATCCACCTCCATTTTCAG GTCTCCTGTAGAGACGAGCAGTTTTAGCGATGCTTCGATTTCGCCACACCGCAGTCAATTCGGAAATGTAGATGGAAGAAATTTCTCAACGAAGACGAGGAGATTTCGATTTCAGCGCAGAATCGATCTGAAACGAAGCACTTCAGCCACTGGAATCGTGGAAAGGATAGAGTACGATCCTAATCGAACTTCTCGGATTGCTCTCAAACATGTTTGGTTCCGATCCAGGATCGCAG